From a region of the Lactuca sativa cultivar Salinas chromosome 4, Lsat_Salinas_v11, whole genome shotgun sequence genome:
- the LOC111894363 gene encoding protein FAR1-RELATED SEQUENCE 5-like: MSETEADGNIEAHTIEDVDANDLLEATYETEEIKDANVECEEDGLNNESILGKVFDTTDDAYNFYNDYAFVHGFGIRIHTTCKNKGTNEPYRKTLVCDKEGFKREDGNTSIGNEKKRRREVRIGCKAMFRISKKKDGKWFVDLFDDTHNHELSMTPTKVMKHRSHAKFHRTMKCKSLMVELNQAGLKPSQIKKAINAMKTSNEVDVTSKQCVDVLSKQQKHNKGREFYGLIKHLQDKALVDNDQYYVVDLCSDGCPRNIFWADGRSRDDFTKFGDVFVFDVTYMTNKFKMPFAPFTGVNHHGQSVLFGGALLENEKEETFVWLFEHFLKCMFSKYPKAIITDQDKAMGKAIKKVFPNARHRFCAWHIKKHELEHLRPYVARYSYFQESYKEWVMSDTIEEFETRWEVIRDKYKLESNCWITDMYNQRVHWAKAFLKDIFLAGMSTSGRSESINSFFDDFVNSSTMLNDFLVQYDKAVASRRAAEEDEDFKTMNSRPVLSSRHPIEAKAGECYTRKVFEIFKKEWMEATSNLTHETISKTTEEIKYRVGQLDINKKYWRIVTFYLSNKIHVTCSCAKYETCGILCKHILYVMKKRHVDTLPSHYILPRWTLNARYKVGKRSIGLEEMNNGNGIKQYGKKPLPVENVSQGSCVRISQVDMLPQLFVRDPLAPTNTKGRPKIASRIKSSLEVPKKRTCSYCQELGHYATSCSKRKVDESLQEKH; encoded by the exons ATGTCTGAAACCGAAGCAGATGGGAATATCGAAGCACATACAATTGAAGATGTTGATGCAAATGATTTGTTAGAAGCAACATATGAAACTGAAGAAATAAAAGATGCAAATGTTGAATGTGAGGAAGATGGACTGAACAATGAAAGTATTTTAGGAAAGGTTTTCGATACAACCGATGATGCATATAACTTTTATAATGATTATGCATTTGTACATGGATTTGGTATACGTATTCATACCACATGCAAAAATAAGGGAACAAATGAACCTTATCGAAAGACACTTGTATGTGACAAAGAAGGTTTTAAACGGGAGGATGGTAATACTTCAATTGGAAATGAGAAAAAACGTCGTAGAGAAGTTAGGATCGGATGCAAAGCAATGTTTCGAATTTCAAAAAAGAAAGATGGGAAATGGTTTGTGGACTTGTTTGATGACACACATAATCACGAATTGAGCATGACACCAACAAAAGTGATGAAGCATCGGTCTCATGCGAAGTTCCACCGTACAATGAAATGTAAATCTCTCATGGTGGAACTTAATCAAGCAGGGTTGAAACCTTCTCAAATTAAAAAGGCTATTAATGCAATGAAAACCTCAAATGAAGTTGATGTTACTTCAAAACAATGTGTTGATGTATTATCTAAGCAACAAAAACACAACAAAGGAAGAGAGTTTTATGGACTAATAAAACATTTACAAGATAAAGCATTAGTGGATAATGATCAATATTATGTTGTGGATTTGTGCAGTGATGGTTGTCCTAGAAATATTTTTTGGGCTGATGGAAGATCAAGAGACGATTTTACTAAATTTGGAGATGTTTTTGTCTTTGATGTAACTTATATGACAAATAAATTCAAGATGCCTTTTGCTCCATTTACTGGGGTGAACCATCATGGACAGTCTGTACTTTTTGGTGGAGCGTTGCTAGAAAACGAAAAGGAAGAAACTTTTGTATGGTTGTTTGAGCATTTCCTTAAATGTATGTTTAGCAAGTACCCAAAGGCTATTATTACTGATCAAGACAAAGCTATGGGTAAAGCAATAAAAAAAGTGTTTCCAAACGCTCGACATCGCTTTTGTGCATGGCATATAAAAAAACATGAATTAGAGCACCTTCGACCATATGTTGCTCGTTATAGttattttcaagaatcatataaagaaTGGGTAATGAGTGACACAATTGAAGAATTTGAAACTAGGTGGGAAGTTATACGTGATAAGTATAAACTTGAAAGCAATTGTTGGATAACTGATATGTATAACCAACGAGTACATTGGGCTAAAGCCTTCTTAAAGGATATTTTCTTGGCCGGTATGTCAACAAGTGGACGAAGTGAGAGTATTAATTCATTTTTTGATGATTTTGTTAACTCGAGTACCATGTTGAATGACTTTTTAGTGCAATATGACAAAGCAGTTGCTTCACGAAGGGCCgccgaagaagatgaagatttcaAGACTATGAACTCGAGGCCAGTTCTTTCCTCAAGACATCCAATTGAAGCAAAAGCAGGTGAGTGTTATACTAGAAAGGTATTTGAGATTTTCAAAAAAGAATGGATGGAAGCTACTAGCAATTTAACGCATGAGACTATAAGCAAAACTACAGAAGAAATCAAGTATCGAGTTGGACAATTGGACATTAACAAAAAATATTGGCGGATTGTTACCTTTTATTTGTCAAATAAGATCCATGTCACATGTTCTTGTGCTAAGTATGAGACTTGTGGGATTTTATGTAAACATATCTTATATGTGATGAAGAAAAGGCATGTTGACACACTTCCGAGTCACTACATTTTACCTAGGTGGACCCTTAATGCTAGGTACAAGGTGGGTAAGCGTAGTATCGGACTTGAAGAAATGAATAATGggaatggg ATCAAGCAATACGGAAAAAAACCTTTACCAGTTGAGAACGTATCTCAAGGTTCTTGTGTGAGAATTTCACAAGTCGATATGCTACCTCAATTATTTGTCCGGGATCCTCTTGCTCCAACCAACACGAAAGGGCGTCCTAAAATTGCTAGTAGAATCAAGTCTTCTTTAGAAGTGCCAAAAAAACGAACATGCTCTTATTGTCAAGAATTAGGTCATTATGCTACTAGTTGTTCTAAAAGAAAG GTAGATGAATCGTTGCAAGAGAAACATTGA
- the LOC111883099 gene encoding cystinosin homolog isoform X2, with product MGSWNSTEMEVLSSVLGWIAFCAWSISFYPQVILNFKRKSVIGLNFDFVVLNLTKHSSYLIYNASVFFSSAVQRQYRQKYGLDEMIPVAANDVAFSIHAVVLTAFTLFQIAIYDRGGQKVSKTSILILSVAWLTVIICMFIAIPSHSWLWLVSCFSTLQVVMTVIKYIPQAVMNFQRKSTVGFSIGNILLDLVGGLANYGQMTVQSIDQHSWVNFYGNIGKTLLSLVSIFFDILFILQHYVIYPAHKIVKSESPGMDNV from the exons ATGGGGTCATGGAATTCAACAGAAATGGAGGTTTTATCCAGTGTATTGGGATGGATTGCATTCTGTGCTTGGTCTATCAGCTTCTATCCACAAGTCATATTGAATTTCAAAAGGAAAAG TGTGATAGGTCTGAATTTCGATTTCGTGGTGCTCAATCTGACGAAGCATTCGTCTTATCTGATATACAACGCCTCCGTCTTCTTTAGCTCAGCAGTTCAACGTCAGTATCGCCAGAAATATGGCCTCGATGAG ATGATTCCTGTAGCCGCAAATGATGTTGCCTTCTCCATTCATGCAGTTGTTCTAACTGCATTTACCTTATTCCAGATAGCCATCTATGAT CGTGGAGGTCAGAAGGTCTCCAAGACTAGTATTTTAATACTCTCAGTAGCCTGGTTAACTGTTATCATCTGCATGTTCATAGCTATACCTAGTCACTCATGGCTTTGGTTGGTGTCTTGCTTTAG CACATTACAGGTTGTCATGACAGTGATCAAGTACATACCCCAA GCAGTTATGAACTTCCAAAGAAAGAGTACAGTTGGGTTTAGCATTGGGAACATTTTGCTTGATCTGGTTGGAGGATTAGCAAATTATGGGCAAATGACTGTCCAATCTATAGATCAAC atTCATGGGTAAACTTTTATGGGAATATAGGCAAGACATTGCTCTCTTTG GTGTCTATTTTCTTTGACATCCTGTTTATCTTGCAACATTATGTGATTTACCCTGCCCACAAGATTGTGAAATCTGAAAGTCCAGGCATG GATAATGTATAA
- the LOC111883099 gene encoding cystinosin homolog isoform X1, whose protein sequence is MGSWNSTEMEVLSSVLGWIAFCAWSISFYPQVILNFKRKSVIGLNFDFVVLNLTKHSSYLIYNASVFFSSAVQRQYRQKYGLDEMIPVAANDVAFSIHAVVLTAFTLFQIAIYDRGGQKVSKTSILILSVAWLTVIICMFIAIPSHSWLWLVSCFSTLQVVMTVIKYIPQAVMNFQRKSTVGFSIGNILLDLVGGLANYGQMTVQSIDQHSWVNFYGNIGKTLLSLVSIFFDILFILQHYVIYPAHKIVKSESPGMVSQEPLVTSNEDA, encoded by the exons ATGGGGTCATGGAATTCAACAGAAATGGAGGTTTTATCCAGTGTATTGGGATGGATTGCATTCTGTGCTTGGTCTATCAGCTTCTATCCACAAGTCATATTGAATTTCAAAAGGAAAAG TGTGATAGGTCTGAATTTCGATTTCGTGGTGCTCAATCTGACGAAGCATTCGTCTTATCTGATATACAACGCCTCCGTCTTCTTTAGCTCAGCAGTTCAACGTCAGTATCGCCAGAAATATGGCCTCGATGAG ATGATTCCTGTAGCCGCAAATGATGTTGCCTTCTCCATTCATGCAGTTGTTCTAACTGCATTTACCTTATTCCAGATAGCCATCTATGAT CGTGGAGGTCAGAAGGTCTCCAAGACTAGTATTTTAATACTCTCAGTAGCCTGGTTAACTGTTATCATCTGCATGTTCATAGCTATACCTAGTCACTCATGGCTTTGGTTGGTGTCTTGCTTTAG CACATTACAGGTTGTCATGACAGTGATCAAGTACATACCCCAA GCAGTTATGAACTTCCAAAGAAAGAGTACAGTTGGGTTTAGCATTGGGAACATTTTGCTTGATCTGGTTGGAGGATTAGCAAATTATGGGCAAATGACTGTCCAATCTATAGATCAAC atTCATGGGTAAACTTTTATGGGAATATAGGCAAGACATTGCTCTCTTTG GTGTCTATTTTCTTTGACATCCTGTTTATCTTGCAACATTATGTGATTTACCCTGCCCACAAGATTGTGAAATCTGAAAGTCCAGGCATGGTAAGTCAGGAGCCACTTGTTACATCTAATGAAGATGCATGA